In a genomic window of Wyeomyia smithii strain HCP4-BCI-WySm-NY-G18 chromosome 1, ASM2978416v1, whole genome shotgun sequence:
- the LOC129717933 gene encoding glutathione S-transferase D7, with protein sequence MTPVLYYLPPSPPCRSVLLLAKLIGMELELKTLNVQEGEQLRPDFVALNPQHTIPTLDDHGLVLWESRVILSYLVSAYGKDESLYPKDFRSRAIVDQRLHFDLGTLYQRVVDYYFPTIMVGAHLDQTKKARLAEALGWLEAMLKQYQWAAANHFTIADIALCVSVSQTEAFGFDLLPYPRVRAWLAKCKEELEPYGYKEINQAGADTLSGLFRSKLKQ encoded by the exons ATGACCCCGGTACTGTACTATTTACCCCCGTCGCCGCCGTGCCGTTCGGTTCTACTGCTGGCCAAACTGATCGGCATGGAGCTGGAACTGAAGACGCTGAACGTCCAAGAGGGTGAACAGTTGCGGCCGGACTTTGTGGCGCTCAATCCCCAGCACACCATCCCCACCTTGGACGATCACGGCCTGGTGCTGTGGGAAAG CCGCGTAATTCTATCCTACCTGGTGTCGGCCTACGGCAAGGATGAATCGCTCTACCCGAAAGATTTCCGTTCGCGTGCCATCGTCGATCAGCGGCTGCACTTTGATCTCGGGACGCTCTACCAGCGGGTTGTCGATTACTAC TTCCCCACCATCATGGTGGGTGCCCATCtggaccaaacaaaaaaagcCCGGCTGGCGGAGGCCCTCGGTTGGCTGGAGGCGATGCTCAAACAGTACCAGTGGGCAGCGGCCAATCATTTCACGATAGCGGACATCGCGCTGTGCGTTTCCGTTTCGCAGACCGAAGCCTTCGGGTTCGATTTGCTGCCCTACCCGAGGGTACGGGCGTGGCTTGCCAAGTGCAAGGAAGAGCTGGAACCGTACGGTTATAAG GAAATCAATCAAGCAGGAGCGGATACACTGTCCGGACTTTTCCGATCGAAACTTAAGCAGTAG